In Helianthus annuus cultivar XRQ/B chromosome 3, HanXRQr2.0-SUNRISE, whole genome shotgun sequence, a single window of DNA contains:
- the LOC110881867 gene encoding putative germin-like protein 2-1: MSNKVIILSFVALTFACLAFAYEPKPLQDFCVADPNTSVKVNGLVCKDPMKVQADDFFFSGLHLMGNTSNPVGSRVTTVFATQLPGLNTLGISMVRIDYAPWGQNPPHTHPRATEILTVLEGTLEVGFVTSNPDNRFITKVLKRGDVFVFPVGLVHFQRNLGNGYAVAIAALSSQNPGAITIANAVFGANPPIPGDILAKAFQVDKSVVDQLQSKF; encoded by the exons CCTACGAGCCTAAACCCCTCCAAGATTTTTGTGTAGCCGATCCTAACACCTCAG TGAAAGTAAATGGTTTAGTTTGCAAGGACCCGATGAAAGTTCAAGCTGATGACTTCTTCTTCAGTGGGCTACACCTCATGGGCAACACATCAAACCCTGTGGGATCAAGGGTTACCACAGTCTTTGCAACTCAGTTACCTGGGCTAAACACTTTAGGCATCTCAATGGTTCGGATTGACTACGCGCCATGGGGACAAAACCCACCTCACACTCATCCAAGAGCCACCGAGATTCTTACGGTTCTTGAAGGAACCCTAGAAGTTGGGTTTGTTACATCCAACCCCGACAACCGTTTTATCACCAAGGTGCTGAAAAGGGGTGATGTTTTCGTGTTCCCCGTTGGACTTGTGCATTTCCAGCGTAACCTCGGGAATGGGTATGCGGTGGCTATTGCCGCATTGAGCAGTCAAAACCCTGGCGCCATAACGATAGCCAATGCTGTTTTTGGTGCTAATCCTCCAATTCCAGGGGATATTTTAGCCAAGGCATTCCAAGTGGATAAAAGCGTGGTGGATCAACTACAATCAAAGTTCTAG
- the LOC110881786 gene encoding extensin-like: protein MYLVAYVTNNAHHLHHLPLPPPAIVTTRHQPSSTTTTDHHHHRPPPRPTAIHYHRCHPSSQTTATLRRPPPPSSPLPPPATVDHHHPSSSSPPPPVTTTMDHHCRHPPPPTTTTRPLQPPSDGHHHHHPLRPPPATVDHHHPPSSPPPSLPQPSTTATLRRPPPPSSVATTRYRQPPPPTVVATTIAATCHRRPPPTPTIAAATANNRHPPTTATHHCYHRPPPPIAATATSRHRSRHHPSPI, encoded by the exons ATGTATTTGGTTG CCTACGTCACAAACAACGCCCATCACCTCCACCATCTACCACTACCACCACCTGCCATCGTCACCACCCGCCACCAACCTtcgtcgaccaccaccaccgaccaccaccaccaccgtcctccACCGCGGCCCACCGCCATCCACTACCATCGCTGCCACCCGTCATCGCAAACCACCGCCACcctccgccgaccaccaccaccatcctccccGCTGCCACCACCCGCTaccgtcgaccaccaccacccatcgtcgTCGTCGCCGCCACCACCCGTCACCACCACCATGGACCACCAttgccgccacccgccaccaccgaccaccaccacccgaCCACTACAGCCACCCTCCgacggccaccaccaccaccatcctctgCGGCCACCTCCCGCTaccgtcgaccaccaccacccaccgtcgtcACCACCACCATCGCTGCCACAACCATCGACAACCGCCACcctccgccgaccaccaccaccatcctccgtGGCCACGACCCGCTACcgtcaaccaccaccacccaccgtcgtcgccaccaccatcgccgccacctGTCACCGCAGACCACCACCAACCCCGACCATCGCCGCCGCCACCGCTAACAACCGTCACccaccgaccaccgccacccaccactgctaccaccgaccaccgccacccaTCGCTGCCACCGCCACTAGCCGCCACCGATCAcgccaccacccatcgccgaTTTAA